A genomic segment from Nicotiana sylvestris chromosome 1, ASM39365v2, whole genome shotgun sequence encodes:
- the LOC104240224 gene encoding exopolygalacturonase-like: MAMTTIGLVLILVLYSALIITCNAAVVGGLLPQPAGANNIADQTIFNVLNFGAKPNSELISTQAFMRAWRAACDFNGRARVFVPPGVYTLAETIFSGPCKGTHPIMVQIAGTLKAVADVSEYSNFAWISFDSINGIIITGGGTLDAQGQALWQFNYCKTNLNCVHLPATLFFNGVENGKVMRLNLINSMGFHIHITNSYLVRFHALSIDAPENSPNTDGIHISKSNTIKLSRSVIRTGDDCVSFGQGANNVTVNKVTCGPGHGISVGSIGKLPGELEIKGLIVKNCTLRGTTNGIRIKTFAGANPNRAIGMMFSDIVMENVKNPIIIDQSYGDKSTEPSQVRISDVIYQNIRGTTTSEVAVQLMCSARLPCLNVRLTNINLKHIANTPITSQCQNANVGYTGIQLPPPCHGPSS, translated from the exons ATGGCCATGACTACGATTGGTTTAGTCCTCATTCTTGTGTTGTATTCAGCTTTGATTATTACGTGCAATGCAGCTGTAGTTGGTGGCCTTCTTCCTCAACCTGCAGGTGCCAATAATATTGCTGATCAAACCATTTTTAATGTGTTGAATTTTGGTGCCAAACCTAACTCAGAACTCATAAGCACACAG GCATTTATGAGGGCATGGCGAGCAGCATGTGATTTCAATGGAAGAGCAAGAGTTTTTGTACCACCTGGAGTATATACACTAGCAGAGACCATATTTTCAGGACCATGCAAAGGAACACATCCTATAATGGTTCAAATTGCAGGAACGTTAAAAGCAGTGGCTGATGTTTCTGAATATTCAAACTTTGCTTGGATTTCTTTTGATTCAATTAATGGCATTATTATTACTGGTGGAGGCACTTTAGATGCTCAAGGTCAAGCTCTTTGGCAGTTTAATTACTGTAAAACCAATCTTAATTGTGTCCACCTCCCTGCT aCCTTATTCTTCAATGGTGTAGAGAACGGAAAAGTGATGAGGCTGAATTTGATAAATAGCATGGGATTTCATATACATATTACTAATAGCTATTTAGTAAGGTTCCATGCCCTTAGCATTGATGCTCCAGAAAACAGCCCAAACACTGATGGCATACACATAAGCAAATCTAACACTATAAAACTCTCCAGAAGTGTAATTAGAACAGGGGATGATTGTGTCTCATTTGGACAAGGAGCAAATAATGTGACCGTTAACAAAGTCACTTGTGGCCCTGGCCATGGCATTAG TGTAGGTAGTATTGGTAAGTTGCCTGGCGAATTAGAAATTAAAGGACTCATAGTGAAAAATTGCACGTTGAGGGGCACAACAAATGGTATCAGAATCAAAACTTTTGCAGGAGCGAATCCTAACAGAGCAATAGGGATGATGTTCAGCGATATTGTCATGGAAAACGTTAAAAATCCAATCATCATAGACCAGAGTTATGGTGATAAATCAACCGAG CCATCACAAGTAAGAATAAGTGATGTAATTTACCAGAATATAAGGGGAACAACAACAAGTGAAGTAGCAGTGCAATTGATGTGCAGTGCACGACTCCCTTGCCTAAATGTTCGACTTACCAACATAAATTTGAAGCATATAGCAAATACGCCAATTACTTCTCAATGTCAAAATGCAAATGTTGGCTATACTGGCATCCAATTACCACCTCCTTGCCATGGACCCTCTTCATAG
- the LOC138869339 gene encoding uncharacterized protein, which produces MAANDVNITHNVEAQENLPQHEDSISDTRDEEDIAAPALLEKESLSLGKSVQQGIEKLLSVSVNGMPWFADVANFFVTGVVPRELSSNQRKKLKRDSLDFYWDESYLFKICTDGVIRRCVPEEEQLSILEACHSSPYGCHHGGVRIALKVLSCGFYWPTLYKDASEPVKRCNECQRAGGISKKDEMHLNTILEVDIFDVWVH; this is translated from the exons atggcAGCTAATGATGTCAACATCACACACAACGTTGAGGCACAAGAGAATCTGCCTCAACATGAGGATTCGATTAGTGACACCCGCGACGAGGAGGACATAGCAGCTCCG gctcttcttgagaaagagagcttgagtctaggaaaatcagtccaacaaggaattgag aaactcctttctgtgtcggtgaatggtatgccatggtttgcggacgttgctaatttcttTGTTACCGGTGTTGTCCCgcgtgagctctcttctaaccaaaggaagaaacttaaacgggatagtttggacttctattgggatgagtcgtACTTGTTCAAAATCTGCACTGACGGTgtgatccggaggtgtgtcccggaggaggagcaattgagtatcttagaggcttgtcattcctccccATATGGTtgtcatcatggtggggtgagaaTCGCTTTgaaggttcttagttgtgggttttactggccaactttgtacaaggatgcaagtgaacCTGTAAAGAGATGcaacgaatgtcaaagagcgggtggaatatCGAAGAAGGATGAGATGCATCTCAACACTATtctcgaagttgatatttttgatgtgtgggtgcattga